The Blastococcus sp. HT6-4 genome window below encodes:
- a CDS encoding NUDIX domain-containing protein: MFASTDGWTACSQGHRHWGKAGAAGLLIHRDGPDGPELLLQHRAWWSHHGGTWGTPGGALHRGEPPEIGALREVGEELGLAAGDLVLGARSVDDHGGWAYTTVLARPARSIEAGDLRLDGESDGVAWVSLAAIDAVPLHPGLAASLDRLRPLLRGAGAAG; the protein is encoded by the coding sequence GTGTTCGCCTCGACCGACGGCTGGACCGCCTGCAGCCAGGGGCACCGCCACTGGGGGAAGGCCGGTGCGGCGGGCCTGCTGATCCACCGCGACGGCCCCGACGGTCCCGAGCTCCTGCTGCAGCACCGCGCGTGGTGGTCGCACCACGGCGGCACCTGGGGGACGCCGGGCGGCGCGCTGCACCGGGGGGAGCCGCCGGAGATCGGGGCGCTCCGGGAGGTCGGGGAGGAGCTCGGGCTCGCCGCCGGCGACCTCGTGCTCGGCGCGCGGTCGGTCGACGACCACGGGGGATGGGCGTACACGACCGTGCTGGCGCGCCCGGCCCGTTCCATCGAGGCAGGCGACCTCCGTCTCGACGGCGAGAGCGACGGCGTGGCGTGGGTGTCGCTGGCGGCGATCGACGCGGTGCCGCTGCATCCGGGGCTCGCCGCCTCGCTGGACCGGTTGCGGCCTCTTCTCCGGGGAGCCGGCGCCGCGGGCTAG
- a CDS encoding 1,4-dihydroxy-2-naphthoyl-CoA synthase, producing MSARDDVSEIFDSSAWHPVEGFDFADITYHRAVDAGVVRIAFDRPEVRNAFRPQSVDELITALEHARLSTDVGCVLLTGNGPSPKDGGWAFCSGGDQRVRGRYGYEHSQGSSGRLHILEAQRLIRFMPKVVICVVPGWAAGGGHSLHVVSDLTLASAEHARFKQTDADVGSFDGGFGSAYLARQVGQKFAREIFFLGEEYTAADAHAMGMVNRVVPHAELEATALDWGRKIVAKSPTAQRMLKYSFNLIDDGLVGQQLFAGETTRLAYMAEEAVEGRDAFLEKRDPDFTRFPWHV from the coding sequence ATGAGCGCGCGCGACGACGTCTCCGAGATCTTCGACAGCTCCGCCTGGCACCCGGTGGAGGGCTTCGACTTCGCCGACATCACCTACCACCGGGCCGTCGACGCGGGCGTCGTCCGGATCGCGTTCGACCGGCCCGAGGTGCGCAACGCCTTCCGCCCGCAGAGCGTCGACGAGCTGATCACCGCGCTGGAGCACGCCCGGCTGTCCACCGACGTCGGGTGCGTGCTCCTCACCGGCAACGGGCCCAGCCCGAAGGACGGCGGCTGGGCGTTCTGCTCCGGCGGTGACCAGCGGGTGCGCGGGAGGTACGGCTACGAGCACAGCCAGGGCAGCAGCGGCCGGTTGCACATCCTCGAGGCGCAGCGGCTGATCCGCTTCATGCCCAAGGTCGTCATCTGCGTCGTCCCCGGGTGGGCCGCCGGGGGCGGGCACAGCCTGCACGTGGTCTCCGACCTGACCCTGGCCAGCGCCGAGCACGCCCGGTTCAAGCAGACCGACGCCGACGTCGGCAGCTTCGACGGCGGCTTCGGCTCGGCCTACCTGGCCCGCCAGGTGGGGCAGAAGTTCGCCCGCGAGATCTTCTTCCTGGGCGAGGAGTACACGGCGGCCGACGCCCACGCGATGGGCATGGTGAACCGCGTCGTCCCCCACGCCGAGCTCGAGGCGACGGCGCTGGACTGGGGCCGGAAGATCGTCGCCAAGAGCCCGACCGCGCAGCGGATGCTCAAGTACTCGTTCAACCTGATCGACGACGGCCTGGTCGGCCAGCAGCTGTTCGCCGGTGAGACCACCCGCCTGGCCTACATGGCCGAGGAGGCCGTCGAGGGCCGCGATGCCTTCCTCGAGAAGCGCGATCCGGACTTCACCCGGTTCCCTTGGCATGTCTGA
- a CDS encoding TetR-like C-terminal domain-containing protein: MTGTPGRPLSAELSEQLLAVAVDILADEGWGRLNSDRIAARARAGKAGIYRRWPTMAALARSAVSRFSLVPVPEDGGSLRADLLGLVDCWTRPLGREERAAASLVGAARYEDELRAGLDAALVRPLAAAVVEIGNRAAARGERPDASRLALLGAVLEAFWWQRFTAAGDGAMSPEQAERVVDDVLLPVVEPARAVRPRETAGV; encoded by the coding sequence ATGACCGGCACGCCGGGCCGTCCGCTCAGCGCGGAACTGTCCGAGCAGCTGCTCGCCGTGGCCGTCGACATCCTGGCCGACGAAGGGTGGGGACGGCTCAACAGCGACCGCATCGCCGCTCGGGCCCGCGCCGGCAAGGCGGGCATCTACCGGCGGTGGCCCACGATGGCGGCGCTGGCCCGGTCGGCCGTCTCGCGGTTCTCCCTGGTCCCCGTCCCGGAGGACGGCGGCTCGCTGCGCGCCGACCTCCTCGGCCTCGTCGACTGCTGGACGCGGCCGCTGGGCCGCGAGGAACGAGCCGCGGCCAGCCTGGTGGGCGCCGCGCGGTACGAGGACGAGCTGCGCGCCGGCCTCGACGCCGCACTGGTGCGCCCCCTGGCTGCGGCGGTGGTCGAGATCGGCAACCGGGCGGCGGCGCGGGGGGAGCGGCCGGACGCATCGCGGCTGGCGCTGCTCGGTGCCGTGCTCGAGGCCTTCTGGTGGCAGCGGTTCACGGCGGCCGGCGACGGCGCGATGTCGCCGGAGCAGGCGGAGCGGGTGGTCGACGACGTGCTGCTGCCCGTGGTGGAGCCGGCCCGGGCCGTTCGGCCCCGCGAGACAGCGGGGGTCTGA
- a CDS encoding MaoC family dehydratase, producing the protein MSTTTTMAEVPGLVGTELGSSEWHEVTQEHVNLFADATGDHQWIHVDVERAKAESPFGGPIAHGYLTLSLLASLSSQVLVVTDTVMGVNYGLNKVRFPSPVPVGSRVRLTASLTSVEEVAGGLQLTLAAVIEREGGDKPVCIAEPVYRYYRG; encoded by the coding sequence ATGAGCACCACCACGACCATGGCCGAGGTCCCCGGGCTCGTCGGCACCGAGCTCGGCAGCAGCGAGTGGCACGAGGTCACCCAGGAGCACGTGAACCTCTTCGCCGACGCGACCGGTGACCACCAGTGGATCCACGTCGACGTCGAGCGCGCCAAGGCCGAGAGCCCGTTCGGCGGCCCGATCGCCCACGGCTACCTGACCCTGTCGCTGCTGGCCTCGCTCTCGTCGCAGGTCCTCGTGGTGACCGACACGGTGATGGGCGTCAACTACGGCCTGAACAAGGTGCGCTTCCCCTCGCCGGTGCCGGTGGGCTCCCGGGTGCGGCTCACCGCGAGCCTGACGTCGGTCGAGGAGGTGGCCGGGGGCCTGCAGCTGACGCTGGCCGCCGTCATCGAACGCGAGGGCGGCGACAAGCCGGTGTGCATCGCCGAGCCGGTCTACCGCTACTACCGCGGCTGA